From Leptospira stimsonii, the proteins below share one genomic window:
- a CDS encoding deoxyribodipyrimidine photolyase: MFHKENLIRVRDLNQKPVREEGRYILYWMSMARRLAWNHSLDYAIHLSKKYNKELLIYEALKMDYPWSSPRIHRFMAEGMADNAKEAKKSGLKYRAFIETKDNPISDVFIKLSATAALIVTDNYPAYIIPEMFSKLSSKIECKLLAVDSNSIIPLSLYGEFASAARILRPRVHRLFPEAWNFRSSKKPEKPFIEKGESWLEKNPDSPLKTVRWFDPEENSEFRIFENIEFLCPEVLPVKGKIGGRAEGIKLLKRFLKNGLAGYAEKRSQPKKPEESNSSLLSPYLHFGHISQEEVVSAVLDWNLEESWDPGIIIPENKNKREGYFHPDENVNSFLDELITWRDVGFLMFWKEPSFRKDLSILPDWIQKNLDFHKKDKRPFLYSKEELEKAKTHDVIWNAAQKELVLSGTMHNYLRMLWGKKVIEWTPDYETAFTILEDLNNKYAYDGRDPNSYTGILWCFGLFDRPWFPERNVFGNIRYMSSDSTAKKFKLQSYFDYVDSLEGISTELFSSK, encoded by the coding sequence ATGTTTCACAAAGAAAATCTCATTCGAGTCAGAGACCTGAATCAAAAACCGGTCCGGGAAGAAGGGCGGTACATACTCTACTGGATGTCGATGGCGAGACGACTTGCGTGGAACCATTCTCTGGATTATGCGATTCATCTTTCAAAAAAATACAATAAAGAACTGCTGATCTACGAAGCCTTGAAAATGGATTATCCATGGAGCTCTCCGCGCATTCATCGATTTATGGCGGAAGGAATGGCGGATAACGCGAAAGAGGCGAAGAAGTCGGGACTCAAATACAGGGCTTTTATCGAAACGAAGGACAATCCGATTTCGGATGTTTTTATCAAACTGAGTGCGACCGCGGCCCTGATCGTGACGGACAATTATCCCGCGTATATCATTCCGGAAATGTTTTCAAAACTTTCTTCTAAGATCGAATGCAAGTTGCTTGCGGTGGATTCCAATTCCATCATACCGCTTTCTCTTTATGGAGAATTCGCGTCGGCGGCGAGAATTCTACGTCCTCGGGTTCACAGGTTATTTCCGGAAGCCTGGAATTTCCGCTCCTCCAAAAAACCGGAGAAACCGTTTATAGAAAAAGGAGAATCCTGGTTGGAGAAGAATCCGGATTCTCCCCTAAAGACAGTTCGTTGGTTTGATCCGGAAGAAAATTCTGAATTTAGAATATTCGAAAACATTGAATTTCTTTGCCCGGAGGTATTACCCGTAAAAGGAAAAATCGGAGGAAGGGCGGAGGGCATCAAACTTCTCAAACGATTCTTAAAGAATGGATTGGCCGGGTACGCCGAAAAAAGAAGTCAGCCCAAAAAACCGGAAGAATCGAATTCTTCTCTTTTATCTCCGTATCTGCACTTCGGTCATATCTCACAAGAGGAAGTCGTGAGCGCCGTTTTGGATTGGAATTTGGAGGAATCTTGGGATCCTGGGATCATCATTCCCGAAAATAAAAACAAAAGGGAAGGATACTTTCATCCGGATGAAAACGTAAATTCGTTTTTAGACGAACTCATCACTTGGAGGGACGTCGGCTTTTTGATGTTCTGGAAAGAACCGTCGTTTCGAAAAGATCTCTCCATTCTTCCGGATTGGATTCAGAAGAATCTGGATTTTCATAAAAAGGACAAACGTCCTTTTCTATATTCGAAAGAAGAATTGGAGAAGGCAAAGACGCATGACGTAATTTGGAACGCGGCTCAGAAAGAACTCGTTTTATCCGGAACAATGCACAACTATCTTCGAATGCTCTGGGGAAAAAAAGTGATCGAATGGACTCCCGACTATGAAACCGCGTTTACGATTCTCGAAGACTTGAACAACAAATACGCGTATGACGGAAGGGATCCGAATTCTTATACCGGGATTCTTTGGTGTTTTGGTCTGTTTGATCGGCCTTGGTTTCCGGAGAGAAACGTTTTCGGTAACATCCGTTATATGTCATCGGATTCCACAGCAAAGAAGTTCAAACTCCAATCCTATTTCGATTACGTGGATTCTTTGGAAGGAATTTCTACGGAGTTGTTTTCGTCCAAATGA
- a CDS encoding DUF962 domain-containing protein yields MTTEAAPKTYDTFKEFWPFYLGEHSHPLNRTFHFIGTSIALGWILTAIINLNPYYILAALFSGYFFAWIGHFFIEKNRPATFTYPFKSFMGDWLMYFYILTGQIGKELEKVGKK; encoded by the coding sequence ATGACTACAGAAGCCGCACCTAAGACGTATGATACGTTTAAAGAATTTTGGCCCTTTTACTTAGGGGAACATTCCCATCCGCTCAACCGAACGTTTCACTTTATCGGAACTTCCATCGCCCTCGGTTGGATTTTAACTGCGATCATCAACTTAAATCCGTATTACATACTGGCCGCTCTTTTCTCAGGGTACTTCTTTGCTTGGATCGGACATTTTTTTATAGAGAAGAATCGTCCCGCGACCTTTACTTATCCTTTCAAATCCTTCATGGGTGATTGGCTGATGTATTTCTACATTCTCACCGGTCAGATCGGAAAAGAATTGGAGAAGGTCGGGAAGAAATAA